From a single Kitasatospora azatica KCTC 9699 genomic region:
- a CDS encoding SDR family oxidoreductase, with translation MSTDSLNGKVIAVAGASGPAGQATLRRLAAGGATVIGADIDQHRLDAAIETVKVAVPGAKISGQVIDLLDPQEVHDWADHLEAEHGHVDGLLHLVGGWRGSKTFHESRIDDWDFLHDTVVRTLQHTSLAFQPALLRSEAGRFAMIGAAAAHKPTAGGAAYAAAKAATEAWTLAMANSFVKEATAADGTPSAAAVILVIKALLSPEMRAEKPEAKFTGYTETADLADHLADLWARPAAELNGQHLWLTAR, from the coding sequence CTGCGCCGCCTAGCGGCCGGCGGCGCCACCGTGATCGGCGCCGACATCGACCAGCACCGCCTGGACGCCGCGATCGAGACGGTCAAGGTCGCCGTCCCCGGCGCGAAGATCAGCGGGCAGGTGATCGACCTGCTCGACCCGCAGGAGGTGCACGACTGGGCCGACCACCTGGAGGCCGAGCACGGCCACGTCGACGGCCTGCTCCACCTGGTCGGCGGCTGGCGCGGCAGCAAGACCTTCCACGAGTCGCGGATCGACGACTGGGACTTCCTGCACGACACCGTCGTCCGCACCCTGCAGCACACCTCGCTCGCCTTCCAGCCCGCACTGCTGCGCAGTGAGGCCGGCCGGTTCGCGATGATCGGCGCCGCGGCCGCGCACAAGCCCACCGCCGGCGGCGCCGCCTACGCGGCCGCCAAGGCCGCCACCGAGGCCTGGACCCTGGCGATGGCCAACTCCTTCGTCAAAGAGGCCACCGCCGCCGACGGCACCCCCAGCGCCGCGGCTGTCATCCTGGTGATCAAGGCCCTGCTCAGCCCCGAGATGCGGGCCGAGAAGCCGGAGGCCAAGTTCACCGGGTACACCGAGACCGCCGACCTGGCCGACCACCTCGCGGACCTCTGGGCCCGCCCCGCAGCAGAACTGAACGGACAGCACCTGTGGCTGACAGCCCGATGA
- a CDS encoding threonine aldolase family protein gives MISFTSRTDAVPHHDAAVRGFASDNYAGVHPEILAAITLANGGHQVAYGEDQYTEHLQTVFKRHFGDRAEAYPVFNGTGANVVALQALLPRWGAVIAAQSAHINVDECGAPEKIAGIKIHTVPTPDGKLTPALIDQQAYGWDDEHRAAPLAVSITQSTELGTLYTVDEVKAICEHAHERGMLVHMDGSRLGNAAASLGRPFREFTTEAGVDVLSFGGTKNGLLFGEVVVVLNPERVRNIKYLRKMSMQLASKMRFVSVQFEALLTGDLWLRNAGHANAMAQRLETAVRGIDGVTLVRPVQANAVFAILPREVSERLQKRYRFYFWDEHTGEVRWMASFDTTEEDIDAFAAAIAEEMGREG, from the coding sequence ATGATCTCCTTCACCTCCCGCACGGACGCAGTACCGCACCACGACGCCGCGGTTCGCGGGTTCGCCAGCGACAACTACGCCGGGGTCCACCCGGAGATCCTTGCCGCGATCACCCTGGCCAACGGCGGCCACCAGGTCGCCTACGGCGAGGACCAGTACACCGAGCACCTGCAGACCGTCTTCAAGCGCCACTTCGGCGACAGGGCCGAGGCCTACCCGGTCTTCAACGGCACCGGCGCCAACGTGGTCGCGCTGCAGGCGCTGCTGCCGCGCTGGGGCGCGGTGATCGCCGCCCAGAGCGCGCACATCAACGTGGACGAGTGCGGAGCGCCGGAGAAGATCGCCGGCATCAAGATCCACACCGTCCCCACCCCGGACGGCAAGCTCACCCCCGCCCTGATCGACCAGCAGGCCTACGGCTGGGACGACGAGCACCGCGCCGCCCCGCTCGCCGTCTCCATCACCCAGAGCACCGAACTCGGCACCCTCTACACGGTGGACGAGGTCAAGGCGATCTGCGAGCACGCCCACGAGCGCGGCATGCTCGTCCACATGGACGGCTCCCGCCTGGGCAACGCCGCCGCCTCGCTCGGCCGCCCGTTCCGCGAGTTCACCACCGAGGCGGGCGTCGACGTCCTCTCCTTCGGCGGCACCAAGAACGGCCTGCTGTTCGGCGAGGTCGTGGTGGTGCTCAACCCCGAGCGGGTCCGCAACATCAAGTACCTGCGCAAGATGTCGATGCAACTCGCCTCGAAGATGCGCTTCGTCTCGGTGCAGTTCGAGGCGCTGCTCACCGGCGACCTCTGGCTGCGCAACGCCGGCCACGCCAATGCGATGGCCCAGCGCCTGGAGACCGCGGTGCGCGGCATCGACGGTGTGACGCTGGTCCGCCCGGTGCAGGCCAATGCCGTGTTCGCGATCCTGCCGCGCGAGGTCAGCGAGCGACTGCAGAAGCGTTACCGCTTCTACTTCTGGGACGAGCACACCGGTGAGGTGCGCTGGATGGCCTCCTTCGACACCACGGAGGAGGACATCGACGCCTTTGCCGCGGCGATCGCGGAGGAGATGGGCCGCGAGGGCTGA